The Syngnathus typhle isolate RoL2023-S1 ecotype Sweden linkage group LG1, RoL_Styp_1.0, whole genome shotgun sequence genome includes a window with the following:
- the trpt1 gene encoding tRNA 2'-phosphotransferase 1, with protein MDSDRGGRRGKTGKRGGDCEKDRDVRLSKTMSYALRHGANQMGLHLNSDGYLSVRDLLAHPQFHSYKLEDVERVVASNDKQRFKLRPHPEDGHLEIRANQGHTMQVSNLELKPVWAGSPDCPVEAVHGSYMRNWCSIQRQGLSRMKRMHIHLAPGLPQEDGVISGMRKDCDLAIFIDIPKALADGIEFFWSENRVLLTTGNVEGKLPPGYFSRAIQLKPTRCILPL; from the exons ATGGATTCTgacagaggaggaagaagaggaaagacAGGGAAACGTGGTGGTGATTGTGAAAAG GACAGAGACGTCAGGTTGTCTAAAACTATGTCCTACGCTCTTCGCCATGGTGCCAATCAGATGGGTCTACATTTAAATTCGG ATGGCTACCTGTCTGTCAGGGACCTCTTGGCTCACCCACAGTTTCACTCGTACAAACTGGAAGATGTTGAGAGAGTGGTGGCCTCTAATGATAAGCAGCGTTTTAAGCTTCGTCCTCATCCAGAAGATGGCCACTTGGAGATTCGAGCCAACCAGGGACACACAATGCAG GTATCCAATTTGGAGCTGAAGCCGGTTTGGGCCGGTTCTCCCGACTGTCCTGTTGAGGCTGTTCACGGATCCTACATGCGCAATTGGTGCTCCATACAGCGGCAAGGCTTGAGTCGCATGAAGAGGATGCACATTCATCTGGCTCCAGGCTTGCCACAAGAGGATGGCGTAATAAGTG GTATGAGGAAAGACTGTGATCTAGCTATATTTATTGACATACCCAAAGCTCTTGCTG ACGGTATTGAGTTCTTCTGGTCAGAGAACCGTGTGTTGTTGACAACCGGGAACGTTGAAGGAAAACTACCCCCGGGGTACTTTAGCCGAGCCATACAACTCAAGCCTACGA GGTGCATCCTACCGCTGTGA
- the fermt3b gene encoding fermitin family homolog 3b, protein MAVWDLSITVEDLGPDAPPVSLSVTSELHVGGVVLKLVEKTQIQRDWSDHALWWEQKQQWLLRTSWTLEKYGIHADARLLFMPQHKPLRLGLPNGITLRLCVCFSNPVFQTLMGICTLLNIRHPEELSLLRPVEEKKKKKDKNSAEEIFDLTVVPLSSASPPSLYNGMPAHFVGSPQLEAIYKMLSVPQPPPAPEVITKQYRAASVVDKAHINGRWLDSSRCLMQQGVQENDRLWLRFKYFAFYDIEPKYDMVRLTQLYEQARWAILLEDIDCTEEEMMLFGALQYHVSKVSLSEPQTMNSTAAMDDLESALQSLEAKMDSESSSASDMLDNMTAPELNEYLKIFRPKKLTLKGYKQHWFKFQDTSISYFKSKEESIGEPIQQINLKGCEVVPDVNMAGQKFLIKLLIPAPEGMNEVYLRCENEDQYARWMAACRLASKGKSLADSSYHSEIRSIRSFLAMQNTSSSSHGNAAATHESINTLSLVSPRYHKKYKTKQLTPRILDAYQNVAQLSMVDAVSRFLQIWQALPDFGLSYVVVRFKGSRKDEVLGIAPNRLIRIDLGVGDVVKTWRYNNMKQWNVNWDIRQVAIEFEGNINIAFSCVTADCKIVHEFIGGYIFMSTRSRDKSDKLNEELFHKLTGGHEAL, encoded by the exons ATGGCGGTGTGGGACCTGTCCATCACAGTGGAGGATCTGGGGCCTGACGCTCCACCTGTCAGCCTCAGTGTGACCTCTGAGCTCCACGTGGGTGGCGTTGTCCTCAAGCTTGTGGAGAAGACGC AGATTCAGCGTGACTGGTCGGACCATGCGCTGTGGTGGGAACAGAAGCAGCAATGGCTGCTGCGGACATCCTGGACTCTGGAGAAATATGGCATTCACGCCGATGCCCGTTTGCTCTTCATGCCGCAGCATAAGCCCTTAAGGCTGGGCCTGCCCAACGGCATCACCCTGAGGCTCTGCGTCTGCTTCTCCAATCCTGTCTTCCAGACTCTGATGGGCATCTGCACACTGCTCA ATATCCGTCACCCAGAGGAGCTCTCACTCCTTCGGCCAgtagaggagaagaagaagaagaaggacaaaAATTCGGCAGAGGAGATTTTTGACCTGACTGTGGTGCCTCTCTCCTCAG CATCCCCGCCTAGTTTGTACAACGGCATGCCGGCTCATTTTGTCGGCTCGCCTCAGTTGGAGGCCATCTACAAGATGTTGTCAGTCCCTCAGCCTCCTCCTGCCCCTGAAGTCATAACCAAGCAGTACCGCGCAGCCAGCGTGGTGGACAAGGCCCACATCAACGGCAG GTGGTTGGATTCGTCCCGTTGTCTGATGCAGCAGGGCGTCCAAGAAAATGACCGACTGTGGCTTCGTTTCAAATATTTTGCCTTCTATGATATAGAACCCAAG TATGATATGGTTCGTCTGACGCAACTGTATGAACAAGCTCGCTGGGCCATACTGTTGGAGGATATTGACTGCACTGAGGAGGAGATGATGCTGTTTGGAGCTTTACAG TATCACGTCAGCAAGGTGTCGCTGTCAGAGCCGCAGACAATGAACTCGACCGCAGCCATGGATGACCTTGAGTCGGCACTTCAATCCCTGGAGGCCAAAATGGACAGCGAGAGCAGCTCTGCCTCTGACATGCTG GATAACATGACAGCACCAGAACTCAACGAGTACCTGAAGATTTTCAG GCCAAAGAAATTGACTCTGAAGGGATACAAGCAGCACTGGTTCAAGTTCCAGGACACCTCAATTTCCTATTTCAAGAGCAAAGAGGAAAGCATTGGAGAGCCTATTCAACAGATTAACCTTAAAG GCTGTGAAGTGGTGCCAGATGTCAACATGGCAGGTCAAAAGTTCCTCATCAAGCTGCTGATACCAGCTCCCGAAGGCATGAATGAAGTCTATCTCCGCTGTGAAAAC GAGGATCAATATGCACGGTGGATGGCTGCATGTCGCCTGGCCTCCAAAGGCAAGAGCTTGGCAGACAGCAGCTACCATAGCGAAATACGCAGCATCCGGTCCTTCTTGGCAATGCAAAACACGAGCTCAAGTTCTCATGGCAACGCAGCTGCTACACACGAAAGCATAAACACGCTCAGTTTGGTCTCACCCCGATATCATAAAAAGTACAAAACCAAACAG CTGACCCCTCGTATCCTGGATGCCTACCAGAATGTGGCTCAGCTCTCAATGGTGGATGCAGTCTCGCGCTTCCTGCAGATCTGGCAGGCGCTGCCCGACTTTGGCCTCTCATATGTCGTAGTCAG gttcaaaggaAGCCGTAAAGACGAGGTACTGGGCATCGCTCCCAACCGTCTGATCCGCATCGATTTGGGTGTGGGCGACGTGGTGAAGACCTGGCGTTACAACAATATGAAACAGTGGAACGTCAACTGGGACATTCGACAG GTGGCCATAGAGTTTGAGGGTAACATCAACATTGCCTTCAGCTGCGTGACGGCCGACTGCAAGATCGTTCACGAGTTCATCGGGGGCTACATCTTCATGTCGACGCGCAGCCGTGATAAGAGTGACAAGCTCAACGAGGAACTCTTCCACAAGCTAACTGGTGGACACGAGGCGCTCTAG